The following are from one region of the Simiduia agarivorans SA1 = DSM 21679 genome:
- the gspH gene encoding type II secretion system minor pseudopilin GspH, whose protein sequence is MRARGFTLIELMVVLLLVGLAIGMVNFNVGGNEERRARNDLDQLFQMLRYADENAALQGDLVGLQLSQTLQGTTRLEWKRFRGGNWLDAEAPFAASEIPEFVQLELRLDEQPVDLNKESQSPQVVFSGSGEISNFELRFSLADKPIRLMTVDFTGDLVQADEWEP, encoded by the coding sequence ATGCGCGCGCGGGGCTTTACGCTCATCGAGTTGATGGTAGTGCTGTTGCTGGTCGGCCTGGCCATCGGCATGGTCAACTTCAACGTGGGTGGCAATGAAGAGCGACGCGCGCGCAACGACCTCGACCAATTGTTCCAGATGTTGCGTTACGCCGATGAGAACGCAGCCCTGCAAGGCGACCTGGTGGGTTTACAACTGTCACAGACCCTTCAGGGCACCACCCGGTTGGAATGGAAGCGCTTTCGTGGCGGCAACTGGCTCGATGCCGAAGCGCCGTTTGCCGCCAGTGAAATCCCCGAATTTGTCCAATTGGAATTGCGCCTGGATGAACAACCGGTGGACCTCAACAAAGAAAGCCAGAGCCCGCAGGTGGTATTCAGCGGCAGTGGCGAGATTTCCAATTTTGAACTGCGTTTCAGTCTGGCCGACAAACCCATCCGGTTGATGACCGTGGACTTTACCGGCGATCTGGTCCAGGCCGACGAGTGGGAACCATGA
- the gspI gene encoding type II secretion system minor pseudopilin GspI, with the protein MKRARGFSLVEVLVALMVVGMALPALLGQMQTQIDAQAMLRDKTIALYVAQNKAAEYQLQNRLGAGKLGDSENGEVEMVEQRWYWRMTATNFDDIKQQQLQIEVGKSPDESLAGLMIILSY; encoded by the coding sequence ATGAAGCGCGCACGCGGATTCAGTCTGGTCGAAGTGCTGGTGGCCCTGATGGTGGTAGGCATGGCCTTGCCCGCCTTGTTGGGCCAGATGCAGACCCAGATCGATGCCCAGGCCATGCTGCGCGATAAAACCATTGCCCTGTATGTGGCCCAGAACAAGGCGGCCGAGTACCAGCTGCAAAATCGTTTGGGGGCGGGCAAGCTGGGCGATTCCGAAAACGGTGAAGTGGAGATGGTGGAGCAGCGCTGGTATTGGCGCATGACTGCCACCAACTTTGACGATATCAAACAACAACAGCTCCAGATTGAGGTGGGCAAATCGCCCGACGAATCGCTGGCGGGCCTCATGATTATTCTGAGCTACTGA
- a CDS encoding type II secretion system protein GspJ has protein sequence MHRARGFTLVEVLIAIFIAALIAMMAAQSFHVATRSMESGRAVSTQFAELDRFFIVIEQDLRSIRGGKDALFKAEEVDQTLSGAEATEDQTFLGYGEAFETRDIKQQRKNLLATLDRQHRLLQFVRGDWVNFGISRRSDLQHVTYAWHQGALWRFFRPIDREIFGEQAPGDEVYFEDVSMARRLLTDVNNLTFRYLAPGANPKDESGWSTEWPPSAGRTGRTTQASLPSAVEIAVELKDMGEIKRVLLLGIEE, from the coding sequence ATGCATCGGGCGCGCGGCTTTACCCTGGTTGAAGTGCTGATCGCAATTTTTATTGCGGCACTGATTGCCATGATGGCGGCCCAGTCATTTCACGTGGCCACGCGCTCCATGGAATCCGGCCGCGCGGTGTCGACCCAGTTTGCTGAACTGGATCGTTTTTTTATTGTCATCGAACAGGATTTGCGATCGATCCGCGGTGGCAAGGACGCCTTGTTCAAAGCCGAAGAAGTGGATCAGACATTGTCCGGCGCCGAGGCGACCGAAGACCAGACCTTTCTGGGTTACGGCGAAGCATTTGAAACCCGCGACATCAAACAGCAACGCAAAAATTTGCTGGCCACTCTGGACCGGCAGCATCGTTTGTTGCAGTTTGTGCGCGGCGACTGGGTAAATTTTGGTATCAGCCGCCGGTCTGATCTTCAGCATGTGACCTATGCCTGGCACCAGGGCGCGCTCTGGCGTTTTTTCCGGCCCATCGACCGGGAAATTTTTGGTGAGCAGGCGCCCGGGGATGAAGTGTATTTTGAAGATGTGTCGATGGCGCGTCGCCTGTTAACAGATGTGAATAACCTGACCTTCCGCTATCTGGCGCCAGGCGCTAACCCCAAAGATGAAAGTGGTTGGTCCACTGAGTGGCCGCCGTCTGCCGGTCGCACCGGCCGCACCACTCAGGCCAGTCTGCCAAGCGCGGTTGAAATCGCCGTTGAGTTGAAGGATATGGGCGAGATCAAGCGCGTGTTGCTGTTGGGGATCGAAGAATGA